A genomic segment from Pseudomonas mendocina encodes:
- a CDS encoding enoyl-CoA hydratase, which translates to MSTALETYKSGIFDLTHKLTVEKHGHTALITINHPPANTWDRDSLIGLKLVVEHLNRDDEVYALVVTGQGPKFFSAGADLNMFADGDKARAREMARRFGEAFETLRDFRGVSIAAINGYAMGGGLECALACDIRIAERQAQMALPEAAVGLLPCAGGTQALPWLVGEGWAKRMILCGERIDADTALRIGLVEQVVDTGEARGTALLLASKVARQSPVAVRTIKPLIEGARQRGPNTWLPEERERFVDLFDADDTREGVNAFLEKRDPQWRNK; encoded by the coding sequence ATGAGCACCGCACTGGAAACCTACAAATCCGGCATCTTCGACCTGACCCACAAGCTCACCGTGGAAAAGCACGGCCACACCGCGCTGATCACCATCAACCATCCGCCGGCCAATACCTGGGACCGTGACTCGCTGATCGGCCTCAAACTGGTGGTCGAGCACCTCAACCGTGACGACGAAGTCTACGCCCTGGTGGTGACCGGCCAAGGCCCGAAATTCTTCTCCGCTGGTGCCGACCTGAACATGTTCGCCGACGGCGACAAGGCGCGTGCCCGCGAAATGGCGCGGCGCTTCGGCGAGGCCTTCGAAACCCTGCGCGATTTTCGCGGCGTATCCATCGCCGCGATCAATGGCTACGCCATGGGCGGAGGCCTGGAGTGCGCACTGGCCTGCGACATCCGCATCGCCGAACGCCAGGCGCAGATGGCCCTGCCGGAAGCCGCCGTGGGCCTGTTGCCCTGCGCCGGTGGTACCCAGGCACTGCCCTGGCTGGTCGGAGAAGGCTGGGCCAAGCGCATGATCCTCTGTGGCGAACGCATCGACGCCGACACGGCCCTGCGCATCGGTCTGGTCGAGCAAGTGGTGGACACCGGCGAAGCACGTGGCACGGCCCTGCTGCTCGCCTCCAAGGTCGCACGGCAAAGCCCGGTGGCGGTGCGCACCATCAAGCCGCTGATCGAGGGCGCCCGTCAACGCGGCCCGAACACCTGGTTACCGGAGGAGCGCGAGCGCTTCGTCGATCTGTTCGATGCCGACGACACCCGCGAAGGCGTCAACGCCTTTTTGGAAAAGCGCGACCCGCAGTGGCGTAATAAATAA
- a CDS encoding TolC family outer membrane protein codes for MRLRLFHVLPLALAISLPAYSQTLPEAMQHAMGAHPEIQAGVNSRLSADKQLDAARGGYLPSVDLLAGYGREGTDNTSTRAAGRHGFETLNRGESSLRLSQMVFDGFATSNEVGRQQATVNSRAYALLGTSERTALDVAEVYIDVLRRQEMVRLAEDNLRSHERIYDQISLRSQRGVGRLADQDQAEARLAQARNNLITEQTNLADARTNFYSIVGLEPAELVEPAGLPGQLPGSLQDARQTLMANSPILRSAESDVVATEKQYEAAKSLFYPRFDAELSRNADSNIDGVDGHSNEWQAMLRMRYNLFAGGSHKADLESKSYQVNQALDIRNNAMRVLNEDLGLSWNALNNAREQLPIAREYVEYSTRVRESYQKQFSIGERTLLDLLDSENELFTASRRLSDLRYSELFTQYRIKATMGELLKSQGVVAPMATVVQSDIKPKATLPSLN; via the coding sequence ATGCGTTTGCGCCTGTTCCACGTTCTACCGCTTGCCTTGGCGATCAGCCTGCCCGCGTACTCCCAGACCCTCCCAGAAGCCATGCAACATGCCATGGGCGCACATCCGGAAATTCAGGCAGGCGTGAATAGTCGTTTGTCTGCCGATAAGCAGCTCGATGCAGCACGTGGGGGCTACCTGCCTTCCGTGGATTTGCTGGCTGGTTACGGGCGTGAAGGCACCGATAACACCTCGACCCGTGCCGCCGGGCGGCATGGCTTCGAAACGCTCAATCGCGGTGAATCCAGCCTGCGTCTGAGCCAGATGGTGTTCGATGGCTTCGCCACCTCCAACGAAGTCGGGCGTCAGCAAGCTACAGTCAATTCTCGTGCCTATGCGCTGCTGGGCACCTCCGAGCGCACTGCGCTGGATGTTGCCGAGGTCTATATCGACGTGCTGCGTCGCCAGGAAATGGTGCGTCTGGCCGAGGACAACCTGCGCAGTCATGAGCGTATCTACGATCAGATCAGCCTGCGCAGCCAGCGCGGTGTCGGCCGTCTGGCCGACCAGGACCAAGCCGAGGCACGTCTTGCCCAGGCACGCAACAACCTGATCACCGAACAGACCAACCTGGCCGATGCGCGTACCAACTTCTACAGCATCGTTGGCCTTGAGCCGGCTGAGCTGGTCGAGCCAGCTGGTCTGCCCGGGCAGTTGCCGGGGAGCCTGCAGGATGCGCGTCAGACGCTGATGGCCAACAGCCCGATCCTGCGTTCGGCTGAGTCCGACGTAGTGGCTACCGAGAAACAGTACGAAGCCGCCAAGTCGCTGTTCTATCCGCGCTTCGATGCGGAGCTGTCGCGTAACGCCGATAGCAACATCGATGGTGTCGACGGCCACTCCAACGAATGGCAGGCCATGCTGCGCATGCGCTACAACCTGTTCGCCGGTGGTAGCCACAAGGCCGATCTGGAGTCCAAGTCCTATCAGGTCAACCAGGCGCTGGATATCCGTAACAACGCCATGCGTGTCCTGAACGAAGACCTGGGCTTGTCCTGGAACGCCCTGAACAATGCCCGTGAGCAGTTGCCCATCGCTCGTGAGTACGTTGAATACAGCACCCGTGTACGCGAGTCGTACCAGAAGCAGTTCAGCATCGGTGAGCGCACCCTGTTGGACCTGCTCGATAGCGAGAACGAACTGTTCACCGCTTCTCGTCGCCTGAGCGATCTGCGCTACAGCGAGTTGTTTACTCAGTACCGCATCAAGGCCACCATGGGCGAGCTGTTGAAGAGTCAGGGGGTTGTGGCGCCGATGGCGACCGTGGTTCAGTCCGATATCAAACCCAAGGCGACGCTCCCCAGCCTCAACTGA
- a CDS encoding type I secretion system permease/ATPase, with amino-acid sequence MDPQAGRVESNSDPRGQHDDPLLDSLLSLCVLHRKPANRAMLTSGLPLPKQRLTAELLPRAAARAGLQGRLLRRSLEQIPKIALPALLLLKEGRCAVLLGWSEQGDARLLLSESDGGEVKVARDLLLEDFSGQVFFAQPQHKYDLDQGSLIPRTQSWFRDTLKRSRWLYMDAVAASLLINLIGLGAPLFVMNVYDRVVPNQAAATLWVLAIGISGAYVFDLLLKTMRGLCLDLAGKKTDLIISATLFERIVGMAMKFRPQRVGSFAQNIHEFQTLRDFLASLTLTSVIDLPFTLLILLVIGLLGGHLVWIPLLAFPLAMGISWLLQKPLVATMDRTMALAAERQSSLIETLAGLDAVKVNNAESDRQYLWEQTIGTLGRLELRVKMLSSLAMNLTMLIQQLAGVIMIVAGVYLIMAGDLSMGGLIACYMLNGRALGPLSQLSGLFTRYQQARLTMINVDQMMDLPQERHEGEQPLVRAKLQGSLELRQVSFTYPHQQSPALSEINLIVRPGEKIGIIGRSGSGKSSLAKLIVGLYQADSGSLLIDGTDIRQLDISELRHNIGYVPQDIQLFSGTLRENLMAGARYVEDELVLQASELAGVHEFARLHAQGYELQVGERGQNLSGGQRQNVALARALLLDPPILLLDEPTSSMDNPGEERLKERIGAVIANKTLLLVTHRASMLSLVDRLLIVDRGRIIADGPKESVMEALKKGQISVA; translated from the coding sequence GTGGATCCACAAGCCGGTCGTGTCGAAAGCAACTCCGATCCTCGCGGGCAGCATGATGATCCGCTGCTGGACTCGCTCCTTTCACTCTGTGTCCTGCACCGCAAGCCGGCCAATCGGGCCATGCTCACCAGTGGCCTGCCACTGCCCAAGCAACGCCTGACGGCAGAGTTGCTTCCGCGAGCCGCTGCTCGTGCCGGTTTGCAGGGGCGCCTGCTGCGCAGAAGTCTCGAGCAGATTCCGAAAATCGCACTCCCTGCCTTGCTGCTGCTCAAGGAGGGGCGTTGTGCCGTGCTGCTGGGCTGGAGCGAACAGGGCGACGCTCGCCTGCTGCTCAGCGAAAGCGATGGCGGCGAGGTTAAGGTCGCCCGCGACCTACTGCTCGAGGATTTCAGTGGCCAGGTCTTCTTTGCCCAGCCGCAGCACAAGTACGACCTAGACCAGGGCAGCCTGATCCCGCGGACCCAGTCCTGGTTCCGCGATACCCTCAAGCGCTCGCGCTGGCTATACATGGATGCCGTGGCGGCCAGCCTGCTGATCAACCTGATCGGCCTCGGCGCGCCGTTGTTCGTGATGAACGTCTATGACCGCGTGGTGCCCAACCAGGCCGCTGCCACGTTGTGGGTACTGGCCATTGGTATCTCCGGTGCCTATGTCTTCGATCTACTGCTCAAGACCATGCGTGGGTTGTGTCTCGATCTGGCCGGCAAGAAGACCGACCTGATCATCTCAGCCACGTTGTTCGAACGCATCGTCGGCATGGCCATGAAATTCCGGCCGCAGCGGGTCGGCAGCTTCGCTCAGAACATTCACGAGTTTCAGACGCTGCGCGATTTTCTGGCTTCGCTGACGCTGACCAGCGTCATTGACCTGCCATTCACCTTGTTGATCCTGCTGGTGATCGGCCTGCTCGGCGGGCATCTGGTGTGGATTCCACTGCTGGCCTTCCCCTTGGCGATGGGCATCAGCTGGCTGCTGCAGAAGCCCCTGGTGGCCACCATGGATCGCACCATGGCCCTGGCTGCCGAGCGTCAGTCCAGCCTGATCGAGACCCTGGCCGGCCTCGATGCGGTGAAGGTGAACAACGCCGAAAGCGACCGCCAGTATCTCTGGGAGCAGACCATCGGCACGCTGGGGCGCCTGGAACTGCGGGTCAAGATGCTGTCGAGCCTGGCGATGAACCTCACCATGCTGATTCAGCAGCTGGCCGGGGTGATCATGATCGTTGCCGGTGTCTACCTGATCATGGCCGGTGACCTGAGCATGGGGGGCCTGATCGCCTGCTACATGCTCAATGGCCGCGCCCTGGGGCCGCTGAGCCAGCTCTCCGGTCTGTTCACCCGCTACCAGCAAGCGCGCCTGACCATGATCAACGTCGACCAGATGATGGATCTGCCGCAGGAGCGCCACGAGGGTGAGCAGCCGCTGGTTCGTGCCAAGCTGCAGGGCAGCCTGGAGTTGCGCCAAGTCAGCTTTACCTATCCGCACCAGCAGAGCCCCGCGCTCAGCGAGATCAACCTGATCGTTCGGCCGGGCGAGAAGATCGGCATCATCGGCCGCAGTGGTTCAGGCAAGAGTTCGCTGGCCAAGTTGATCGTCGGCCTGTACCAGGCCGACTCGGGAAGCCTGCTGATCGACGGTACCGATATCCGCCAGTTGGACATCAGCGAGTTGCGCCACAACATCGGCTACGTGCCTCAGGACATCCAGCTGTTCAGCGGCACCCTGCGCGAAAACCTGATGGCCGGTGCCCGCTACGTCGAGGACGAGTTGGTGTTGCAGGCCTCGGAGTTGGCAGGGGTCCATGAGTTCGCGCGCCTGCATGCACAAGGCTATGAACTGCAGGTCGGTGAGCGCGGGCAGAACCTGTCCGGTGGCCAGCGGCAGAACGTTGCGCTGGCGCGCGCGCTGTTGCTTGATCCGCCGATCCTGCTGCTGGATGAACCGACCAGTTCCATGGACAATCCGGGCGAAGAGCGCCTGAAGGAGCGTATCGGTGCAGTCATCGCTAACAAGACGCTGCTGTTGGTGACACATCGCGCGTCCATGCTGTCGCTGGTCGATCGTCTTCTGATCGTCGACCGTGGCCGCATCATTGCCGATGGTCCCAAGGAGTCGGTCATGGAAGCACTGAAGAAGGGGCAGATCAGTGTCGCTTAA
- the mmsB gene encoding 3-hydroxyisobutyrate dehydrogenase, with product MTQIAFIGLGHMGLPMARNLLKAGYPLKVFDLVRSTVETLSGEGAVAADSAVEAIDQAQVVISMLPASRHVESLYLGEEGLLARLPAGTLVIECSTIAPEAARKVHAAARERGVALLDAPVSGGTGGAAAGTLTFMVGGEAEALERARPMLAAMGKNIFHAGPDGAGQVAKVCNNQVLAVQMIATAEAMAMGVANGLDPAVLAEIMRQSSGGNWTLEKYNPWPGVMESAPASKGYSGGFMAELMAKDLGLAQETASHNGNSAPMGALALQLYRLLLKQGKGKQDFSVVQQLFV from the coding sequence ATGACCCAGATCGCCTTTATCGGCCTCGGCCATATGGGCCTGCCCATGGCCCGCAACCTGCTCAAGGCCGGTTACCCGCTGAAAGTATTCGACCTGGTGCGCAGCACCGTAGAGACCCTGTCTGGCGAAGGCGCAGTAGCGGCCGACAGCGCCGTAGAGGCCATCGACCAGGCACAGGTGGTGATCAGCATGCTGCCTGCCAGCCGCCATGTAGAAAGCCTCTACCTGGGCGAAGAAGGCCTGCTCGCTCGACTACCCGCCGGCACGCTGGTGATCGAGTGTTCGACCATCGCCCCGGAGGCCGCGCGCAAAGTGCACGCCGCAGCCCGTGAGCGTGGCGTCGCCCTGCTCGATGCGCCGGTATCCGGCGGCACTGGCGGCGCAGCGGCCGGCACCCTGACCTTCATGGTCGGAGGGGAAGCCGAAGCGCTGGAGCGAGCCCGGCCGATGCTCGCAGCCATGGGCAAGAACATCTTCCACGCCGGCCCTGACGGCGCCGGCCAGGTGGCCAAGGTGTGCAACAACCAGGTGCTCGCCGTACAGATGATCGCCACCGCCGAGGCCATGGCCATGGGCGTGGCCAACGGCCTGGATCCGGCCGTGCTGGCGGAGATCATGCGGCAGAGTTCGGGCGGCAACTGGACGCTGGAGAAGTACAACCCCTGGCCCGGTGTGATGGAGAGCGCTCCGGCATCCAAGGGTTACAGTGGCGGCTTCATGGCCGAGCTGATGGCCAAGGACCTTGGCCTGGCGCAGGAAACCGCAAGCCACAACGGCAACAGCGCACCGATGGGTGCCCTGGCACTGCAGCTCTACCGCCTGCTGCTCAAGCAGGGCAAGGGCAAGCAGGACTTTTCGGTGGTGCAGCAGCTGTTCGTCTGA
- a CDS encoding substrate-binding protein encodes MRQLSAILALWAGITACAQAAEPITLGLNYPRTGPYKEEGLAQMRGALLAIDEINAQGGVLGRPLRLSSKDTASRPAKAEKNVDKLAAEGAVMLFGGSSSAVAIAAGKRAKEHGLLYFGTLTYSNDTTGKDGHRYMFRECNNAWMSAKVLGQYLSKTLPNKRYFYVTADYTWGHTTEASLRQATASDNAAQHAGVHVPFPGARLADYQDALTQAAASNADILALVLFGEDLVRAMRIAKDLGLTERMQIVAPNLTQSMVEQAGPNLMQGVIGTEPWTWRVPALEKSARGEAFVQSFKTRYEMYPSSSAASAYSIVQQWADAAKRANSLDSEALIKALEGHRYTLLKDEQQWRAFDHQNLQTVYAVKVKPRDEVLKDPLKQDYFEIVDRLDASSALPSLTEWQAERRAGGQPLTLQ; translated from the coding sequence ATGCGCCAACTGTCTGCCATCCTGGCCCTGTGGGCCGGAATCACCGCCTGTGCGCAGGCTGCCGAGCCCATTACCCTCGGGCTCAACTACCCGCGCACCGGACCATACAAGGAGGAGGGGTTGGCGCAAATGCGTGGAGCCCTGCTGGCCATCGACGAGATCAATGCCCAGGGCGGTGTACTGGGACGGCCCTTGCGCCTATCCAGCAAGGACACCGCCTCGCGTCCGGCCAAAGCGGAGAAGAACGTCGACAAGCTCGCCGCCGAAGGCGCGGTGATGCTCTTCGGCGGCTCTTCGAGTGCAGTCGCCATCGCCGCCGGCAAGCGCGCCAAGGAACACGGCTTGCTGTACTTCGGCACCCTCACCTACTCCAACGACACCACGGGCAAGGACGGCCACCGCTATATGTTCCGCGAGTGCAACAACGCCTGGATGAGCGCCAAGGTACTTGGCCAGTATCTGAGCAAAACCCTGCCGAACAAGCGCTACTTCTACGTCACCGCCGATTACACCTGGGGCCACACCACCGAAGCCTCGCTGCGCCAGGCCACTGCGAGCGACAACGCCGCCCAGCACGCTGGCGTGCACGTCCCCTTCCCCGGCGCGCGTCTGGCCGACTATCAGGACGCCCTGACCCAGGCCGCCGCCAGTAACGCCGATATCCTCGCGCTGGTGCTGTTCGGCGAAGATCTGGTGCGTGCCATGCGCATCGCCAAGGACCTGGGTCTGACCGAACGCATGCAGATCGTTGCCCCCAACCTCACCCAAAGCATGGTCGAACAGGCCGGCCCCAATCTGATGCAGGGCGTGATCGGCACGGAACCATGGACCTGGCGCGTACCGGCGCTGGAAAAATCCGCGCGCGGCGAAGCATTCGTCCAGTCCTTCAAGACCCGCTACGAAATGTACCCGTCCAGCTCTGCCGCGTCGGCCTACAGCATCGTCCAGCAGTGGGCCGATGCTGCCAAACGCGCCAATAGTCTCGATAGCGAAGCGCTGATCAAGGCGCTGGAGGGTCATCGCTACACCCTGCTCAAGGACGAGCAGCAATGGCGCGCCTTCGATCACCAGAACCTGCAGACCGTGTACGCAGTGAAGGTGAAACCGCGCGACGAAGTGCTCAAGGACCCGCTCAAACAGGACTACTTCGAAATCGTCGACCGACTCGACGCCAGCAGCGCGCTACCCAGCCTCACCGAGTGGCAGGCCGAGCGCCGAGCCGGCGGCCAACCCCTGACCTTGCAATGA
- a CDS encoding enoyl-CoA hydratase/isomerase family protein — MNVTFEERPSLHGYRIGIASLDAEKSLNALSLPMIEALDARLRAWAEDPSIACVMLRGNGTKAFCAGGDVVRLVQQCRDHPGEVPPLARQFFADEYRLDYRIHTYPKPFICWAHGHVLGGGMGLMQGAGIRVVTPSSRLGMPEINIGLYPDVGGSWFLTRLPGRLGLFLGLTAASINARDALDLNLADRFLRDDQQDALLEGLVQLNWREQADLQLHSLLRALENEATSELPAAQWLPRRERIDDMLDVADLPAAVKAIAALQQDDDALLARAAKTLAHGSPLTAHLVWQQIRRARHLSLAEVFRMEYAMSLNCCRHPEFPEGVRARLIDKDQTPHWHWPDVATIPEAVIEAHFAPAWDGEHPLADL; from the coding sequence ATGAACGTAACCTTCGAAGAACGCCCCAGCCTGCACGGCTACCGCATCGGTATCGCCAGCCTGGACGCCGAGAAGAGCCTCAATGCCTTGTCCCTGCCGATGATCGAGGCGCTCGATGCGCGCCTCAGGGCATGGGCCGAAGACCCGAGCATCGCCTGCGTGATGCTGCGCGGCAACGGTACGAAAGCCTTCTGCGCAGGTGGCGACGTGGTGCGCCTGGTGCAGCAATGCCGCGACCACCCCGGTGAAGTGCCGCCTCTGGCGCGCCAGTTCTTCGCCGACGAATACCGCCTCGATTACCGCATCCACACCTACCCCAAGCCCTTCATCTGCTGGGCCCACGGCCATGTGCTGGGCGGCGGCATGGGCCTGATGCAGGGCGCCGGCATCCGCGTCGTCACCCCGAGCAGTCGTCTGGGGATGCCGGAAATCAATATCGGCCTTTATCCGGATGTCGGCGGCAGCTGGTTCCTCACCCGCCTACCGGGCCGCCTGGGCCTGTTTCTCGGCCTGACCGCCGCCAGCATCAATGCCCGCGATGCGCTGGACCTGAATCTGGCCGATCGCTTCCTTCGCGACGACCAGCAAGACGCCTTGCTCGAAGGCCTGGTGCAGCTGAACTGGCGCGAGCAAGCCGATCTGCAACTGCATAGCCTGTTGCGCGCGCTGGAAAACGAAGCCACGTCCGAGCTACCCGCCGCGCAGTGGCTGCCACGCCGCGAGCGCATCGACGACATGCTGGACGTCGCCGACCTGCCAGCAGCCGTAAAGGCCATTGCTGCCTTGCAGCAGGATGACGACGCTCTGCTGGCACGAGCCGCCAAGACCCTGGCCCATGGCAGCCCGCTGACCGCGCACCTGGTCTGGCAACAGATCCGCCGCGCGCGCCATCTGTCGCTGGCCGAGGTGTTTCGCATGGAGTACGCCATGAGCCTGAACTGCTGCCGCCACCCCGAATTCCCCGAAGGTGTACGCGCCAGGCTGATCGACAAGGACCAGACGCCGCATTGGCACTGGCCGGACGTCGCGACTATTCCGGAGGCGGTGATCGAAGCGCACTTCGCCCCGGCCTGGGACGGCGAGCATCCGTTGGCAGATTTGTAG
- a CDS encoding HlyD family type I secretion periplasmic adaptor subunit has translation MLRQYFQGGEQLSGEPLPEVDKALVEDAPRVVRLTIWTLLGFVVFLGVWAHFAEIDEVTRGEGKAIPSSKLQKVQNLEGGIVSELFIHEGQVVEVGAPLLRLDPTRFESNVGETEADRTSMQLRVERLSAEVDDRPLLIPDELRALAPEQAASEEALYLSRRQQLNDELGGLEQQMVQRRQELQEFISKQAQFRNSLQLLRQEIAISEPLVAEGAISRVEVLRLRRAEVETRGQLDATTLAIPRAESAIKEAENKLAETRSRFRSEALGQLNEARTELTKANATGKALEDRVKRTLVTSPVRGIVKQLLVNTIGGVIQPGSDLVEIVPLDDTLLVEARIRPQDIAFLHPGQKAMVKFTAYDFTIYGGLEADLEQIGADTVTDEDGNSFYLIKLRTRKSHLGSEENPLLIIPGMVASVDIMTGKKSILSYLLKPIIRARAEALRER, from the coding sequence ATGTTGCGTCAGTATTTCCAGGGCGGCGAGCAGTTGTCCGGCGAGCCGCTACCCGAAGTCGACAAGGCTTTGGTGGAGGACGCACCACGTGTGGTGCGCCTGACCATCTGGACACTGTTGGGCTTCGTCGTCTTTCTGGGCGTCTGGGCGCATTTCGCCGAAATCGATGAAGTGACTCGCGGCGAGGGCAAGGCGATTCCCTCGTCCAAGTTGCAGAAGGTGCAGAACCTCGAGGGCGGCATCGTTTCCGAGTTGTTCATCCATGAGGGGCAGGTGGTCGAGGTTGGCGCGCCGCTGTTGCGCCTGGACCCTACGCGTTTCGAGTCCAACGTAGGTGAGACCGAGGCCGACCGTACCTCGATGCAACTGCGCGTCGAGCGCCTGAGCGCCGAGGTGGATGACCGCCCGCTGCTGATCCCGGATGAGTTGCGCGCACTGGCACCTGAACAGGCTGCCAGCGAAGAGGCGCTGTACCTAAGCCGTCGCCAGCAATTGAATGACGAACTGGGTGGCCTCGAACAGCAGATGGTGCAAAGGCGCCAGGAGCTGCAGGAGTTCATCTCCAAGCAGGCGCAGTTCCGCAACAGCTTGCAGTTGCTGCGTCAGGAAATCGCCATCTCCGAACCCCTGGTCGCGGAAGGCGCCATTTCGCGCGTGGAGGTGTTACGCCTGCGCCGTGCCGAGGTGGAAACCCGTGGGCAGCTGGACGCCACGACCTTGGCCATCCCCCGTGCCGAATCGGCGATCAAGGAAGCGGAGAACAAGCTTGCCGAAACCCGCTCACGCTTTCGCAGCGAGGCGCTTGGCCAGTTGAACGAGGCCCGCACCGAGCTGACCAAGGCCAATGCCACCGGCAAGGCACTGGAGGATCGGGTCAAGCGCACCCTGGTCACTTCGCCGGTGCGTGGCATCGTCAAGCAACTGCTGGTCAACACCATCGGTGGCGTGATCCAGCCCGGCAGCGATTTGGTGGAAATCGTGCCGCTGGACGACACCCTGTTGGTGGAGGCACGCATTCGTCCGCAGGACATCGCCTTCCTCCATCCCGGGCAGAAGGCCATGGTCAAGTTCACCGCCTATGACTTCACCATCTATGGTGGCCTGGAAGCGGATCTCGAACAGATCGGCGCCGATACCGTCACTGACGAGGACGGCAACAGCTTCTACCTGATCAAGCTGCGCACCCGCAAAAGCCACCTCGGTAGCGAGGAGAATCCCTTGCTGATCATTCCCGGCATGGTGGCCTCGGTGGACATCATGACCGGCAAGAAGAGCATCCTCAGCTACCTGCTCAAGCCCATCATCCGGGCGCGTGCCGAGGCCTTGCGCGAGCGTTGA
- a CDS encoding acyl-CoA dehydrogenase family protein: MDFELSDEQRLFTDSARAFAARELTPHAADWDREHHFPIEVIRRAAEQGYLALYLREEDGGLGLSRLSSSLIFEQLAAGCVATTAYLTIHNMATWMLASFADQALKDAWLPGLINGQSLASYCLTEPDAGSDAANLRTRARRDGGDYVIDGSKCFISGAGSTDVLIVMARTGEDGAKGISCLLVPANAPGVRYGRNEDKMGWKAQPTRTITFEGVRVPASNRIGPEGEGFVYAMRGLDGGRLNIASCSLGAAQAALEQSLRYVEERKQFGKALSQFQALQFKLADMLTDLTASRQMVRLAAHKLDHGHGEASLYCAMAKRFATDHCFDVCNQALQLHGGYGYLNDYPLERWVRDARVHQILEGTNEIMRVIIARRLLLQGGMLDRLL, translated from the coding sequence ATGGACTTCGAACTCAGTGACGAACAACGCCTGTTCACCGACAGCGCCCGAGCCTTCGCCGCTCGGGAGCTGACGCCCCATGCCGCGGACTGGGACCGTGAACATCACTTCCCTATCGAGGTGATCCGCCGTGCAGCCGAACAGGGCTACCTGGCCCTGTATCTGCGCGAGGAGGATGGCGGCCTCGGGCTCTCGCGACTGTCCAGCTCACTGATATTCGAACAGCTGGCGGCGGGCTGCGTAGCCACCACGGCCTACCTGACCATCCACAACATGGCCACCTGGATGCTTGCCAGCTTCGCCGACCAGGCGCTCAAGGACGCCTGGCTGCCAGGGCTTATCAACGGCCAGTCACTGGCCTCCTACTGCCTGACCGAACCAGACGCCGGCTCGGACGCGGCCAACCTGCGCACCCGCGCGCGACGCGATGGCGGCGACTACGTGATCGATGGCAGCAAGTGCTTTATCTCCGGAGCCGGCAGCACCGACGTCCTGATCGTCATGGCACGTACCGGCGAGGACGGTGCCAAGGGCATCTCCTGCTTGCTGGTTCCGGCCAATGCACCGGGTGTGCGTTATGGGCGCAACGAGGACAAGATGGGCTGGAAGGCGCAACCAACCCGCACCATCACCTTCGAGGGCGTGCGCGTTCCTGCCAGCAACCGTATCGGCCCGGAAGGTGAGGGTTTCGTCTACGCCATGAGAGGCTTGGACGGCGGCCGTCTGAATATCGCCAGTTGTTCGCTCGGTGCCGCCCAGGCGGCGCTTGAACAGAGTCTGCGCTACGTAGAGGAGCGCAAACAGTTCGGCAAGGCACTCAGCCAGTTCCAGGCGCTGCAGTTCAAGCTCGCCGACATGCTCACGGATCTCACCGCCAGCCGGCAGATGGTGCGCCTGGCCGCGCACAAGCTCGACCATGGCCACGGCGAAGCGAGCCTCTACTGCGCGATGGCCAAGCGCTTCGCCACCGACCATTGCTTCGACGTCTGTAACCAGGCCCTGCAACTCCATGGCGGCTACGGCTATCTGAATGACTACCCACTGGAGCGCTGGGTACGCGACGCACGCGTGCACCAGATACTGGAAGGCACCAACGAAATCATGCGGGTGATCATCGCCCGCCGCCTGCTGCTGCAGGGCGGCATGCTCGATCGCCTGCTGTAA